CGATGACTGACATCGCGTAATCGATGTAGGAGCGTTGAAGTTCGTCCTCGATCGGCTGGGGGACGATCCGCCGCACGGGCTGCGCTTGGTTTTCCTCCGGCATGGTCCACCTAGATATCCAAGTTCACGACTTCTTTCGCGTGCTCCTGGATGAACAGGCGCCGAGGTTCCACGGCCTCACCCATGAGAATGGAGAACAGAGCGTCGGCCGTCGCGGCGTCCTCGATCGTGACTTGCTTGAGAACCCGCCGTTCGGGGTCCATCGTCGTCTCCCAGAGCTCCTCCGCGTTCATCTCGCCGAGCCCTTTGTAGCGCTGGTAGACGACGCCTTTGTCCCCGAGCTGTCTCCCGAGTTCCTCTCGCTGGCGTTCCGAGTAGGCGTAGTAGGTCTCCTTGCCCTTCTTGATCTTGTAGAGCGGAGGCTGGGCCAGGTAGACAAACCCCGCATCGATGAGCGGTCGCATGTATCGGAAGAACAACGTCAAGAGCAGCGTCGTGATGTGCTGGCCGTCGACGTCGGCGTCCGTGAGCCCGATGCACTTGTGATACCGGACCTTGGAGACATTGAATTCGTCTCCGACGCTTGCTCCGATGGCCGTGATGAGCACACGGATTTCCTCGTTCTTGAGCATCTGGTCCAGCCGGGCCTTTTCTACATTCAGGATCTTGCCGCGTAGCGGGAGAATGGCTTGGAACTCCCGCCTTCGGGCTTGCTTCGCGCTCCCTCCCGCGCTCGGGCCCTCGACGATGAACAGTTCTGACTTCGCCGGGTCCCGTTCTTGGCAGTCCGCGAGTTTCCCTGGAAGGTTGAATCCCTCGAGCAACCCCTTGCGGCGCGTCAGCTCCCGTGCCTTCCGAGCCGCTTCCCGCGCCTGCGCCGCGAGGACTGCTTTGCCGATGCAGATCTCCGCGACCTTCGGCGTCTCGTTGAAGAAGTCCGTCAGCTTCTCGTAGACGATCGACTCAACGATCCCCTTCACGTCGGAGTTCCCGAGTTTCATCTTCGTCTGGCCTTCGAATTGCGGCTCCGGGAGCTTGAGGCTCAGGATTGCGGTGAGGCCTTCTCGGACGTCATCGCCCTCCAAGCTCTCTCCTTGTTTGAGGTACTTGTTGTCCTTCGCGTACTTGATGCACGCCCGTGCGAGGCCTGCCTTGAATCCAATCAAGTGCGTGCCGCCCTCAATCGTGTCGATGTTGTTGACGAACGTGAAGATCGATTCGTTGTAGCCGTCGTGGTATTGCATCGCGACCTCGACCAGGGTCCCGTCCGACTGCTTCGCGAACGTGATGGGGTCGGGGTGGAGGGGCGCCTTCGCGCGGTTGATCCACTTCACATACTCCGCGATTCCGCCGTTGTACTGGAATTCGTCCCCGCGGCCATGGACCTCGTCGGCGATGACGATGTGCAGGCCTGCGTTCAGGAACGCGAGCTCCCGCAGCCGCGTCGCGAGCGTCCCGTAGTCGAACTCGATCGTCTCGAACACCAGCGGATCGGGGCGGAACGTGATGGTCGTGCCCGTGCCCTTTGCGGGCCCAACGACCTCGAGGCCCGACGCCTTCTGCCCGCGCTCGAACCGCATCCGGCTCTCCTTTCCCTCGCGCCGCACGCGGACCTCGAGCCACTCGCTCAGGCCGTTCACGACGGACAAGCCGACGCCGTGCAAGCCGCCTGACACACGGTACATCTTTCGTTCGAACTTACCGCCGCTGTGCATCCGCGACAGGACGAGCTCGACGCCGGGCACCCCCCATTTCGGATGGATGTCCACCGGGATTCCGCGTCCGTCGTCCGCGACGGTCACGGATCCGTCGGCGTTGAGGATGACTTGGATGTTCTTGCAGAAGCCCGCCATCGCCTCGTCGATCGAGTTGTCGACGACCTCGTGGACGAGGTGGTGGAGGCCTCGGCTGTCGATCGAGCCGATGTACATCGCGGGCCGCTTCCGGATCGCCTGCAGGCCTTCCAGGACCTGGATTTGCCCGGCGTCGTAGGCGGCCTCTTCTACCATCTATTTCGCAACCTGTCAGAGCTCGTTCGGATGCCCTCTCGGAGCCCATCCCGGGGGATGCTCTCAGTATGCGGCGGGGTCTTATAAACATTCGGAGGCCAGTTTCTATGGAGAAAACGGGCCTCTTCGACGGGTCATTTTTGGGATTGTCGATTTATATAGGATAGCACGGTCTTTTTGGACCCTCGTTCTCGTCCCTGAGAACGTCGGATGGCGCCGCAAGAACCGGCCTCCCGGACGGGCCCTATTTTCTCTTCCAACGCACACCGTCGCGCGTGTCTTCCAGGACGAGGCCCAGGGCTCCCAGGGCCTCGCGGATCCGGTCTGCCGCGGCAAAGTCCTTGCGTTTCCGAGCATCCTCTCGGAGCGCCACGATCAGGTCCATCAGCCCCTCCACGAGATCGGCGCCGGCCGTGGGCGTCGGAAACAGCCCGAGGATGTCGCCGAAGGTCCGGAAGGCCGCCGCGGTCTCGTCGAGCGCCGCTCGTCCGGCCCCCGTCTCGGCCGCCTTGTTCACGGCGCGCGCGTACTCGAACACGGCCGCAATCGCCTCGCGGGTATTGAAGTCGTCCGACATCGCCGCATCGAAGTCCGCGAGGGCCTTCTTCGTCGCGGCGCGGAGCTCGCGATCGGCCTTGCTCGACTCCGGCGCCCGTCGGCGCTCCGCGTCCACGGTGCGGACCGTCTCGCGGAGCCGCTCGTACGAGCGTTTCGCCTCGTCGAGCAACTCCGGGGTGAAGTCGATCGGGCCTCGATACTGGATGTTCACGAGGAAGAAGCGGATCACGTCGGGCTCGTATTGCCGGAGTGCTGCCGTGACCGGCCAGAAGTTGCCGAGAGACTTGTGCATCTCCACGCCGCTCACCATGACCATCCCGGTGTGCAGCCAATACCTCACGAACGGGGTGACGCCCGTGTACGACTCCGCCTGGGCGATCTCCGCCTCGTGGTGCGGGAACAGGAGCTCCGTCGCGCCGCCATGGAGGTCGTACTGCGGCCCGAAGTGGCGGATCGTGATCGCGGTGTCCTCGATGTGCCATCCGGGTCGGCCTTTGCCCCACGGGCTGTCCCACGCCGGTTCCCCGGGCTTCTGCGCTCTCCAAAGGACGAAGTCCGCCGGATGGCGCTTCCGCTCCTCAATCGCGACACGCGCCCCCGGGCGGAGTTCCTCGACCTTCTGCCCGCTCAGCTTGCCCCAGCCCGAGAACGTCGTCGTATCGAAGTACACGCTCCCGTCCTCCGCGCGGTACGCGTGCCCTTTCGCGATCAGCCCCTCGATTTGCTCGACGATCTCGTCGATGTAGTCCGTCGCGAACGCGTACACGTCGACGGACGTGCACTGCAGTCGCGCCATGACGCCGAGGTACTCCGCGAAATACTGCCCGACGATGTCGGTCCACGTCCGGCCGGTCGACTTCATCTTCTCGATGATCCGGTCCTCGATGTCCGTGACGTTCTGCAAGTAGAACACATGGAACCCCTTGTGGCGCAGGTAGCGCGCGACGACATCGAACGCGACGTACGTCTTCGCGTGGCCCATGTGGGTCTCGTCCTGTGGCGTCAAGCCGCAGACGAACATCGAGACGCGGTTGCCATGGAGCGGGGCGAAAGGCTCCTTCTTTCGC
This region of Thermoplasmata archaeon genomic DNA includes:
- the gyrB gene encoding DNA topoisomerase (ATP-hydrolyzing) subunit B; this encodes MVEEAAYDAGQIQVLEGLQAIRKRPAMYIGSIDSRGLHHLVHEVVDNSIDEAMAGFCKNIQVILNADGSVTVADDGRGIPVDIHPKWGVPGVELVLSRMHSGGKFERKMYRVSGGLHGVGLSVVNGLSEWLEVRVRREGKESRMRFERGQKASGLEVVGPAKGTGTTITFRPDPLVFETIEFDYGTLATRLRELAFLNAGLHIVIADEVHGRGDEFQYNGGIAEYVKWINRAKAPLHPDPITFAKQSDGTLVEVAMQYHDGYNESIFTFVNNIDTIEGGTHLIGFKAGLARACIKYAKDNKYLKQGESLEGDDVREGLTAILSLKLPEPQFEGQTKMKLGNSDVKGIVESIVYEKLTDFFNETPKVAEICIGKAVLAAQAREAARKARELTRRKGLLEGFNLPGKLADCQERDPAKSELFIVEGPSAGGSAKQARRREFQAILPLRGKILNVEKARLDQMLKNEEIRVLITAIGASVGDEFNVSKVRYHKCIGLTDADVDGQHITTLLLTLFFRYMRPLIDAGFVYLAQPPLYKIKKGKETYYAYSERQREELGRQLGDKGVVYQRYKGLGEMNAEELWETTMDPERRVLKQVTIEDAATADALFSILMGEAVEPRRLFIQEHAKEVVNLDI
- the cysS gene encoding cysteine--tRNA ligase, with the protein product MSIRVYNSLTRKKEPFAPLHGNRVSMFVCGLTPQDETHMGHAKTYVAFDVVARYLRHKGFHVFYLQNVTDIEDRIIEKMKSTGRTWTDIVGQYFAEYLGVMARLQCTSVDVYAFATDYIDEIVEQIEGLIAKGHAYRAEDGSVYFDTTTFSGWGKLSGQKVEELRPGARVAIEERKRHPADFVLWRAQKPGEPAWDSPWGKGRPGWHIEDTAITIRHFGPQYDLHGGATELLFPHHEAEIAQAESYTGVTPFVRYWLHTGMVMVSGVEMHKSLGNFWPVTAALRQYEPDVIRFFLVNIQYRGPIDFTPELLDEAKRSYERLRETVRTVDAERRRAPESSKADRELRAATKKALADFDAAMSDDFNTREAIAAVFEYARAVNKAAETGAGRAALDETAAAFRTFGDILGLFPTPTAGADLVEGLMDLIVALREDARKRKDFAAADRIREALGALGLVLEDTRDGVRWKRK